One Eptesicus fuscus isolate TK198812 chromosome 13, DD_ASM_mEF_20220401, whole genome shotgun sequence genomic window, TAGGTAAGTGAGTCccacctaaaaaaataaatttttctcccTTCTGGGCTTCCAAACTgccttatttatgtattttaatctcTTATTACATTGCAATATAATTGATTTTACATATGCTTGTCTTTTCCAACAGactatgtgttgttttttatataatgggatcaagatttatttatttagattccCATTTTCTAGCACTCTGCTGGACATAAAATAActtgtcaataaatattttaaatgcccaATGAAAAGTGTTAAAGCATAATggctattttaaacattttaacaggttttttttaatttaatatttacccTTCCAAAGCTCATGTACTATCTTTAAGTACTGATACTTCCCACTGACTACACATCTTTAATTAGTATTGAATTTCCATCTCCACTGGCTCTACTGGAGATTTCATCAGGATCAGATAATTAGTGTTGATACTTGACTCATCAAAATTCATAGCCCCTGGTCTGAGTAGTATGGTGAGCAATTATACAACTATATCCTTAGTTTATGCCAGGATAccataaaataataagaaataggaTGTAATACTGCATATGAGGGAGAAAAATACAGTTCGTTTCATTAGGTGTGTCCAGAGAGAttatgatttgcatttctttcaatCCCTGCCTTGTGATCGTGATTGTGAGTATTCTTTATTGCGAAAAGCAAAGCAAGAACACAATTACTTTCTTCTGTCACCCACCTCTCTTTAATAATTTCCAAAGCCCCTGTTTAATCTCCTGGGTTCGTACTCCATAGACAATGGGGTTGAGAGCTGCAGGAATTACATGGTGTAGGACATTAAGTAAGACAGGGATATCAGGGGAAACCTTTTTCTTGGCCATATGGGTAAGAACAAAAACCAGCAGGATGGTGCTGAAGAAGAGGATGAGAATAAAATGAGAGCCACAAGTGCTCAGAGCTTTGCCAGCTGCCCCTTTTGCCTTGAGTCTAAGAACAGCTCGAAGGATGAATATGTAGGAGAGAATGATGAGGATGAGGTCGGAGCCCAGGACAGTCCAGGCCATAATTAACTGGTAGATTTTATTAAGGGCAGCTTTATCACAGGACAGCTTGGACACAGAGAGATTGGCACAGATACAGTTctcaatgatattttttccacaATAATGGAGCCGGGCAGAGAGGATAGGGATTGGTGCAGTGATAAATGTATTCCGCATCAAGATGAAGACAATGGCTTTTGCCACAAATCGGTCAGTGATGATGGATGGGTAGTGCAGAGGCTTACAGATGGCCACATAGCGATCATAGGCCATGGCTAGGAATGTGCAGGACTCCATGGGGAGGAAACTGTTCATAATGAACATCTGAAGGAAGCAGGCAGAGAAGCTGATGGACCTGAGGTCAAACCAAAAGATGGCCAGGACCTTGGGAATAACAGTAAGACAGAGCACCATGTCCAGCAGAGAGAGGAGGCTGAGAAGGTAGTGACATGGGCTCATGCAGAGACACCTCCAGCCAGATGGTGATCAGGAGGGTGGCATTGGCCCCCATGGCcaaaaggaagaggaagctgagagTCAGGGACAGCCAGAGTTGCCACCTGGGGGATTTGACAAAACAATTCAGGAGGAATTCAGAGACTTCAGCAGAGAGAGAGCTATTGCTATCGGGCAGCATTGGCAGTGACTTTCATAAGGTAGACGTCTCTGAGTAgctgaaaaagaaagaagttaatTCTACCATGGACTTTGATGACTACACACTTAGCTTGCAAGATCCATGAGGATAAGGACACAGCCCATCTCATCTACCCCACTTCCCTTGTGCCTAGCACACTTTTTAACACATAAGAGGTggctaaaaaatatttgttgaatgtgtaaaataatgttttcctgTTGTTCTTTCATCTGTGTTTCATTTTATGTTATCTCCTGTGTGAACTGGAGAAATCTTTTTAGTGTGTTTTCTTGGTTAATACTTAATGGGTTAAAAATCATTTGAGcatcaaatgttattttaatgaaacatgtaaaatcaaagaaaagattttagtttaattattttaaatgtattgatatacattttaaaagctatGGTATACACAATGaagtttttaaagaagtaaaagatgAAAGCACTTAAAGGCATAATGGTCTGGGTATATAGAGTAAATCTCCTGATGAAAATGAATAAGAATCATATCTATGGTTAGTCTATGTCTCTATATATACCAATAGCCTTTTCTATAGCAATACCTATATGTATATTTGAATACCTTGAATGTATCCATAGCAGGCAAAAAGTAAGAATTATCAGACTACAGACTGAGTGACATCCAGACATGAAAATCAAACACTGATATTGGCTTTCAACTGGAGGGCATTTGTGGTATTATATGAACTGAAGCACCAGTTTTCGTAACCTAATAAATAGAGCTCAGGGACAGAAGTAAAATCCAGGCTGAAGCAGGTAACCAACCTATTAGGTGATCTCCCACATGATAGGCCTTTACAGCACCATATCCTGAATAAAGGGGCTAGAAATAAACTCACTTTTTCATCTCCATCCCTCATCCCCACCTGAGTCAAGGAAAACACACTGCCTCAAACTCAC contains:
- the LOC103302835 gene encoding LOW QUALITY PROTEIN: olfactory receptor 56A3-like (The sequence of the model RefSeq protein was modified relative to this genomic sequence to represent the inferred CDS: deleted 1 base in 1 codon); this translates as MLPDSNSSLSAEVSEFLLNCFVKSPRWQLWLSLTLSFLFLLAMGANATLLITIWLEVSLHEPMHYLLSLLSLLDMVLCLTVIPKVLAIFWFDLRSISFSACFLQMFIMNSFLPMESCTFLAMAYDRYVAICKPLHYPSIITDRFVAKAIVFILMRNTFITAPIPILSARLHYCGKNIIENCICANLSVSKLSCDKAALNKIYQLIMAWTVLGSDLILIILSYIFILRAVLRLKAKGAAGKALSTCGSHFILILFFSTILLVFVLTHMAKKKVSPDIPVLLNVLHHVIPAALNPIVYGVRTQEIKQGLWKLLKRGG